In Antechinus flavipes isolate AdamAnt ecotype Samford, QLD, Australia chromosome 3, AdamAnt_v2, whole genome shotgun sequence, a genomic segment contains:
- the LOC127557495 gene encoding olfactory receptor 56B1-like, with the protein MTTPATRLFNGSHFQVKEFILMGLPGIHSWQHWLSLPLAVLYLSSISANLLIFITIWKEPKLHHPMYQFLSVLSIVDIGLATTIMPKILAIFWFDAKAISLPECFAQIYAIHCFVSMESGIFLCMAFDRYVAICHPLRYPTIVTDSSVFKATIFMVLRNGLAVIPVPVLAAQRDYCSSNEIDHCLCSNLGVTSLSCDDRKVNSICQMIVASLIMGGDLILIILSYALIFSSVLKLNSVEAASKALSTCSSHLILILFFYTVIVVIFVTHLVGRKYPLIPVLFNVLHNIIPPALNPIVYAFRTQDLRLGFQKLILPGKKSK; encoded by the coding sequence ATGACGACTCCAGCTACAAGGCTCTTCAATGGCTCCCACTTCCAGGTCAAAGAATTCATCCTTATGGGACTCCCTGGAATCCATAGTTGGCAGCATTGGCTATCTCTACCTCTGGCAGTACTCTACCTCTCCTCCATCAGTGCCAATCTGCTCATCTTTATCACCATCTGGAAGGAACCCAAATTACACCATCCCATGTATCAGTTCCTAAGCGTTCTGTCTATAGTGGACATAGGCTTGGCCACCACCATCATGCCCAAGATATTGGCCATCTTCTGGTTTGATGCCAAAGCCATCAGCCTCCCTGAGTGCTTTGCTCAGATCTATGCCATACATTGCTTTGTAAGCATGGAGTCAGGCATCTTCCTCTGCATGGCTTTTGACAGATATGTGGCTATTTGCCATCCCCTCCGCTATCCCACCATTGTCACAGACTCCTCTGTCTTCAAAGCCACAATATTTATGGTACTCAGAAATGGGCTGGCTGTTATCCCAGTGCCTGTGCTGGCTGCACAGAGAGACTACTGCTCCTCAAATGAAATAGACCACTGCTTGTGCTCCAACTTGGGGGTCACCAGCCTGTCTTGTGATGACAGGAAGGTAAACAGCATTTGTCAGATGATTGTGGCCTCTTTGATAATGGGAGGAGACTTAATCCTGATCATCCTTTCCTATGCCTTGATCTTCTCATCTGTACTGAAGTTGAATTCTGTAGAAGCTGCATCTAAAGCCCTAAGTACATGTAGCTCCCATCTCattctcatcctttttttctATACAGTGATTGTTGTAATTTTTGTCACTCACCTGGTGGGAAGAAAGTATCCCCTGATCCCTGTGCTCTTCAATGTGTTGCACAACATCATCCCCCCAGCCCTCAACCCTATAGTGTATGCGTTTAGGACCCAAGACCTTAGGCTGGGCTTCCAGAAGTTGATTCTGCCAGGCAAAAAGAGCAAATGA